From a region of the Pseudanabaena sp. ABRG5-3 genome:
- the uvrC gene encoding excinuclease ABC subunit UvrC, protein MTEPLLQNPEKLHARLKEIPLEAGVYFMRDRHDGVIYIGKSKALRNRVRSYFRSSQDLSPRIAMMVQLVHEIEFIVTDSESEALALEANLIKQYQPYYNVLLKDDKKYPYVCITWSEDYPRIFITRKRRMGSTKDKYYGPYVDVFNLKRTLGIIKRAFPLRQRPIPMFKDRPCLNYDMGLCPGVCQEKISPEEYRKTMLRVAMIFQGRSSELVEAFTEKMEVAAENLEFEKAADLRDRIQVLQNLNSNQKVSLPDDTVSRDAIALAYDDQHTCIQLFQIRAGRLVGRLAFLADSQSDTPEAILQRTLEAHYQNCDPVEIPNEVHTQLELPEVEILQAWLSDRKGRKVTIATPQRQLKAELIEMVERNAQYELARIQKQSDRNLQGLEDLAELLNLDSLPHRIEGYDISHIQGSDAVASQVVFIDGIPAKQHYRHYKIRNPDVKAGHSDDFASLAEVIARRFKNHANHQSPITNSPETDFPDVVMIDGGKGQLSSVMKIIDKLGLRDRLTVISLAKKREEIFLPEQSEPLISGDPERAGVQVLRRLRDEAHRFAITFHRQKRSQRMQRSHLDQITGLGHHRQKLLLEKFHSVEYIRQASVEQIAETDGIGKKLAQHIYNHFHPAPE, encoded by the coding sequence ATGACTGAGCCATTATTGCAAAATCCTGAAAAATTACATGCGCGATTGAAAGAAATACCTCTGGAAGCAGGGGTTTATTTTATGCGCGATCGCCATGATGGTGTCATCTACATCGGCAAATCAAAGGCACTACGCAATCGGGTGCGATCGTACTTTCGTAGTAGTCAGGACTTATCGCCACGCATCGCCATGATGGTGCAGTTGGTGCATGAAATCGAGTTTATTGTCACTGACTCTGAATCGGAAGCCCTTGCGCTCGAAGCAAATCTTATTAAGCAATATCAGCCCTATTACAACGTACTGCTGAAGGATGACAAGAAATATCCTTATGTTTGTATTACTTGGTCAGAGGACTATCCACGTATTTTTATTACCCGTAAACGTAGGATGGGCAGCACAAAGGATAAATACTATGGGCCTTATGTGGATGTCTTTAATCTCAAACGGACTTTGGGAATTATTAAGCGTGCTTTTCCCCTACGACAAAGACCCATACCAATGTTTAAGGATCGTCCCTGCCTAAACTATGACATGGGACTATGTCCAGGGGTATGTCAAGAGAAGATTTCGCCTGAGGAATATCGTAAAACGATGCTAAGGGTAGCCATGATCTTTCAAGGAAGATCTAGCGAATTAGTGGAAGCCTTTACGGAAAAGATGGAAGTAGCGGCGGAGAATTTGGAATTTGAGAAGGCGGCGGATCTGCGCGATCGCATTCAAGTTTTGCAAAATCTCAACTCTAATCAAAAGGTATCACTACCTGACGATACGGTTTCGCGTGATGCGATCGCCCTAGCCTATGACGATCAACATACCTGTATTCAGCTATTCCAGATTAGGGCAGGTCGTTTAGTGGGAAGGTTAGCCTTTTTGGCAGATAGTCAGAGCGATACCCCAGAGGCGATTTTGCAGCGCACCTTAGAGGCTCATTATCAAAACTGCGATCCTGTGGAAATTCCCAATGAAGTCCATACACAACTAGAACTTCCTGAGGTGGAAATTTTGCAGGCATGGTTGAGCGATCGCAAGGGACGTAAGGTGACAATTGCCACTCCCCAACGCCAACTTAAAGCCGAGCTAATCGAAATGGTGGAACGCAATGCCCAGTATGAATTAGCAAGAATTCAAAAACAAAGCGATCGCAATTTGCAAGGATTGGAAGACTTAGCCGAACTTCTTAATCTCGATAGTCTACCCCATCGAATCGAAGGCTATGATATTTCGCATATACAAGGTTCTGATGCTGTAGCGAGCCAAGTTGTATTTATCGATGGTATTCCTGCGAAACAACATTACCGCCATTACAAAATCCGTAATCCTGATGTTAAAGCTGGGCATTCCGATGATTTTGCCAGTTTAGCGGAAGTAATTGCCAGAAGATTCAAAAATCATGCCAATCATCAATCACCCATCACCAATTCACCAGAAACTGATTTCCCTGATGTCGTCATGATTGATGGTGGTAAGGGGCAATTATCATCGGTGATGAAGATCATTGATAAGTTAGGTTTGCGCGATCGCCTAACCGTAATTAGTCTTGCCAAAAAGCGCGAGGAAATTTTCTTGCCTGAGCAGTCAGAGCCATTGATCAGTGGCGATCCCGAACGAGCAGGAGTGCAGGTGTTGCGGCGATTGCGGGATGAGGCTCACCGTTTTGCAATTACCTTCCATCGACAAAAACGTAGTCAAAGGATGCAGCGATCGCATCTCGATCAGATTACGGGTTTAGGGCATCATCGCCAAAAATTACTACTTGAGAAGTTCCACTCCGTTGAATATATTCGCCAAGCTAGCGTTGAACAGATCGCAGAAACAGATGGGATTGGGAAGAAGCTAGCCCAACATATTTATAATCATTTTCATCCTGCTCCTGAATAA